One region of Zingiber officinale cultivar Zhangliang chromosome 7B, Zo_v1.1, whole genome shotgun sequence genomic DNA includes:
- the LOC122004519 gene encoding uncharacterized protein LOC122004519, whose amino-acid sequence MSLLIPGPKSPGKEIDVYLRPLINELKDLWDDGVETYDASTEQVFQLHAAVMWTIHEFPAYGTVSGWSTKGYKACPVCLDETKSQRLRSKICYTCHRRFLNVQHPWRRNKNFNGKVEQEGPPRRLNGYEILAQLNALPQVTFSKDPTLSKKRQRSLDEINWVKKSIFFELKYWPDLKLRHNLDAMHIEKNICDALVDTLFNIDEKSKDTFKARLDLQDMGIRSELHLKKVGDKFSKPYASYTLTLEERREFCQFLKSVKFPDGYAANISRNVNANDGKLHGLKSHDCHVLLQRILPVAVQKFLPKDICRTLIELCDFFKKLTARTLHLADLCKMEKEIIFILCKMEQIFPPAFFDIMVHLAVHLPREAMLVGPVSSRWMYPFEQYLGRLKRYVRNKARPEGSIAEGYIVNEALTFSSLYMSQIETRFSRSERNQDVQPVTCNLSIFSQQTRVFGNPHNLKLPLTLYKKAHWYILNNCKEVDQYRK is encoded by the coding sequence ATGTCTCTTTTAATTCCTGGTCCTAAATCACCTGGGAAAGAGATAGATGTGTACTTGCGACCTTTGATCAACGAACTAAAGGATCTATGGGATGATGGGGTGGAAACATATGATGCATCAACTGAACAAGTATTTCAATTACATGCTGCTGTGATGTGGACCATTCATGAGTTTCCAGCATATGGAACAGTATCTGGATGGAGCACAAAGGGTTATAAAGCATGTCCAGTATGTCTTGACGAAACTAAATCCCAAAGATTACGGAGTAAAATATGCTATACATGCCACCGTCGATTCTTGAATGTGCAACACCCATGGCGTAGAAATAAGAATTTCAATGGAAAGGTTGAACAAGAAGGACCACCACGAAGACTTAATGGTTATGAGATTTTagcacagttaaatgcattacccCAAGTGACATTCAGTAAGGATCCTACATTAAGTAAAAAGCGGCAGCGATCTTTGGATGAAATCAATTGGGTAAAAAAGTCTATATTTTTTGAGTTAAAGTATTGGCCAGATTTAAAGTTGAGACACAATTTAGATGCGATGCACATAGAAAAAAACATCTGTGATGCTTTGGTTGACACATTATTTAATATAGATGAAAAATCAAAGGATACATTTAAAGCAAGGTTAGATTTGCAGGATATGGGAATTAGAAGTGAATTGCATTTAAAGAAAGTTGGAGACAAATTTAGTAAACCATATGCAAGTTACACATTGACATTAGAAGAAAGACGTGAATtttgtcaatttttaaaatcCGTGAAGTTTCCTGATGGATATGCTGCTAATATATCTAGAAATGTGAATGCAAATGATGGAAAGTTACATGGACTAAAATCACATGATTGTCATGTTTTGTTGCAAAGAATACTTCCAGTGGCCGTACAAAAATTCCTTCCAAAAGACATATGCCGCACACTAATTGAGTTATGTGATTTTTTCAAAAAGCTAACTGCAAGAACTTTACACTTAGCGGACTTATGTAAAATGGAGAAGGAAATAATCTTCATATTATGTAAGATGGAACAAATATTTCCTCCAGCATTTTTTGACATTATGGTTCATTTGGCAGTTCATTTACCTCGTGAAGCTATGTTAGTTGGACCTGTTTCTTCACGATGGATGTATCCTTTTGAACAATATTTGGGCAGACTAAAAAGGTatgttcgtaataaagcaagGCCTGAAGGATCTATTGCAGAAGGGTATATTGTAAATGAGGCATTGACTTTCAGTTCCTTATATATGAGTCAAATTGAGACAAGATTTAGTAGGTCAGAACGAAACCAAGATGTTCAACCAGTAACATGCAACTTAAGTATTTTCTCACAACAAACAAGAGTATTTGGCAATCCACATAATCTGAAATTGCCTTTGACTTTGTATAAGAAAGCACATTGGTATATTCTCAACAATTGTAAGGAAGTTGACCAATATAGGAAGTAA